The Calypte anna isolate BGI_N300 chromosome 9, bCalAnn1_v1.p, whole genome shotgun sequence sequence CCAAAGTGAGATGTTTCAGTTTACTGTCAGAATCTGCAGCATACTTTGTGATCAATAGTCCATATAGATGCATATTTTGAAGTTCCCTAACCCAAATGATTAGGGAAGTTCTTTcatagctttattttaaaacaaatcttaCAATGTACAAAGTTCTGTAGTAGTATTAACGCTTAAACTGtcaaaactgaaaatcagaaacTTCTCATACCTGGTGGCAATGGGTTAGAGTAAAGGCTGTGGAAAATGAGGtgaagaaaagtatttctaCTCCAAATAATGcaagttctttttttgtggCTCCAGTTGATTGAGTTTCCTCTTACTACTTTACTAGAATTGGAAAGACTGCAGTGTTTCCTGCCTCAAATGTTGGCAAATACTACTTTTAAGATTTCAATAGAGCTAATGTTTTGCTTATAATGGTGGTTTTTCAACTAGGCTCTTGCTAGTTGAGCCATGTTCTCAGGGCTGTTATTTTTAAGAGGTTAGCTGAATTCCATTGTTTTAACCTAACTGCATTCAAGCCTCTTGCAGGTTCTAATCCACAATGTACCCAGCAAAGGTGCACAGTCTGTAGTTTCacaatacaaataattttacatgATCTATAAAGATGTCAGATTTGTTGACAGTTCCAAGTTACTGCAGGTCAGTCTCACAGAATTCAAAATTCAATTAATCCCactttttggttgttttttttttgtttgggtttttggtttttttttttggttggtttttttgttggttgagTAATTTAGGATGTAGTTTGTTACAGTAGAACTTAAACTTcaagggggggaggaggaaaaacaaaatcttgtTAAGTTTCAAGTATCTTAACTTCTACACGGAGAATGAAGGTGTAGAACCTGGAGTGGTGGTGGAGccttcagcagctcagcaagGTACAGCAAAGGCATCAGGAGGCTCTCCAGCATCTGTGGTCTGGCCCTGCAGTCTCTGGCAGCTCGAGGGTAACTTGATTTGTGAACTGAAACCAAAATGTTTGCTATGTATCTCAAAAACCAATAATCCCTCTTCTCAGTTGTCCTGTGCTCTGTATTGTCAGCGTGACTTTGTTTGGTGCAGCTTTCCAAATGTAGGGAAACAGGAACGATGGTGGTGACTCGTTTTTACTGATCATAGCAAAAACTTACCCTGTAAACGGGgtgaagcaggaagaggagcCCTCATGGTTCCAACCTGCATCCCTCCTGGAAGCTGTTATGTTTTCAACACTGGGCCAATGATCCGGGAGGGGTGTAACGATGTCAGTGTGTGTTTTGCTCCAGAAATTACAGAGATGTCAGTGCTGtggggagctgggtgctggctggggTGACACAGGGAATCTTTTAACGCTTTGTTGAAGCTGTAGAATTGCTCTGCAGGCTCCAGCTCTTACCTCACAGCAGTGaggacagcagctcctggggtcTCTGCCCTCCGCCAGCACCTCAGGAgaaacccccccagcccagcctgtgCGAGAGCAACGCGTGCGTTCCTGTCCCACAGAGATAACGACAGTGATAATaatcaataagaaaaaaaaaaaaaaaaaaaaaccccagacaatAAAGTTCAATAAAAAGGTGACTCGTTCATGCTAAGGCTGTGTCATGCTTCTTTgtattgcaaagaaaatgagaggaggaggaaaaggaggagaggggaggaggaggaggaagagagaaggtgatgaggggaggaggaagagaggagaaggagatgagagaggaggagaaggagatgagaggggaggaggaagaagaggagaggaggagaaggaggtgagagagaaggagatgagaggggaggaggaggaggaagaagagaggaggaggaaggagaaggaagagaggagaagactagaggggaggaggaagaagagaaggaagagaggagaagattagaggggaggaggaagaagagaggagaaggaggaggaagaaaggagagaaggggagaggaagagaagtggAGGAAGAGGtaaaggagaggggaagagaggagaggatgaggaagaggtAGAGCCGCCCCCTCTCTCCTCACCGTCTCCTCACTGCGCAGCCGCGCCTCGCCTCGCGCGCGTGCGTGATGGCGTCACCACCGGGGTATAAAAGCGCGGCGTGCCCCAGCCGCCCTCCTTTCTGCGGGAGCGGCAAGATGGCGCCGGTGAGCGGGGAGCCGGGCAGGGCAGCACCGGGAACAGGGGCGAGGGGGGGAGAGATGTTGGCGGCCTTGGAGGCCTCCCGCCGCCGGTGGGGAGCGGGACTCTGCCATAGAAGGCTGTCAGGGGGCCGAGCTGGCTGCAGAGAGAGCCCCGCTCCTCAGGCAGTGTGGGCCCGCGGCAGCCTCGGCCATGTTCTTCCCTCTGGTGAAAGGTTTTCGGGTGTGGGTTGTTATTGTTCTCGTTAATGTCGCGGTGGTTTTCTTCGGTGTTGTAGCAAAAGGACCGAAAATCTAAAAAGTCTACCTGGAAGTTTTGCCTTGACTTGACCCATCCTGTGGAAGATGGAATTTTTGACTCTGGGAACTTTGTAAGTCGTGGTTTTTCTCGTTCTTCCTGTGTATAAGCATGATAGTACAGTACGGCAGCTAAATTGTAGTTgaaaagttgtattttaaacCAGTAAAATTGACAGATGTTTAAATTAACAGCattttttgaaattttcttgCATTTCAATGTCTTTTATAGACAACGTGTTAACACCTTCCCATGAACAGAACTGCTTTTAAATAGAATCATGTTTTAGCAcgggctttttttttttttagttatattACACAGTGTAAAATCTTACTGCATTGTAAATATTTGCTGTCAGGACATAACTAAAGGGTGATTTTTAATCCTGCTCTGTGGCTAGGGTCCCTTCCCTAGTTCATACCTAGGGTGCCATTCCCTAGTGTTCTATTTCTTTGATGTTGAAACAGGAGCAGTTCCTAAAGGAGAAGGTTAAAGTCAATGGGAAAACTGGGAATTTGGGCAACACCGTTCACATTGAACGCCTGAAGAACAAGATCACTGTGACATCTGAGAAGCAGTTTTCTAAAAGGTTGGCCtaaggttttttgggtttttttttgtaactggGATTAGGGGGTTTGAACAGGGGTGTGTTAAACGTGATGTGCTTTGGATAAGTACAGAGAACATGTTAGTGCTGACCTTCATAGGACCTAGAAATTTCAGTGAAAGGTGTAATTCCATGGAATTTGTAATATTAGATGttaaaaaacctgctttttaaGACTCAGTGGTCGATTGTGTATTAATGCTCCCTCTAGTGTGGGGCATGGTAGTACAGAGATGAGTTGTTTGAAATAGATGAAGAAAGATGCTTTCAAAACTCAGGCTCAGCTCATGTCACTGGCAGCTTTATTGCTTAATTAGTTTATTAAAATGTAGATGTGTGCAGTGTGTGTCATTGCTAAAGAATCCCTTGAGTCAAAAGAAAGCCTCAAGCTGTTCATTGCATCAGGGCGTGCAGCCGCTGAGTGTGCTGCTTGGAGGTGCAGCTCTTCCCTGCACCTTCCTTCTGCAGGTACAGGTGCACCAATGTTCACTGTGTTACACCCAAGCTTAGAACCCGTTCTCAGTGCTTGTGCCTTACAGGCATTGTGCTGTGTTGtcagaaagcagcaaatttttggaatgaaaattaaattattatccACTACATACAATAATcctcgagcacagatcctatgaggagaggctgagggagctggggtgttcaggctggagaagaggaggctcaggggagacctcatcactctctacaactccctgaaaggaggttggagccagggggggttgggctcttttcccaggcaactctcagcaagacaagagggcacaaagggtctcaagttgtgccaggggaggtttaggttggagattagaaagaatttctttacggagagggtgatcagacattggaatgggctgcccagggaagtagtggattctccgtgtctggagatacttaaaaagagactggatgtggcactcagtgccatgggctgggaactgcagcagtagtggatcaagggttggacttgatgatctctgaggtcccttccaacccagccgattctatgattccatgatttctTGGTACAGCCAGTGTGTGGCTTTCCCTGCTAGGGCTGTGTCTTGGGTGGAGGGCAGACAGCAGTAGGGGTTGGGAAGTGAGAGGGTTCTAATGGATCATCACTGGTTTCCAGGTACCTGAAATACCTCACCAAGAAGTACCTGAAGAAGAACAACCTGCGTGACTGGCTCCGCGTCGTGGCCTCCGACAAGGAGACCTACGAGCTGCGCTACTTCCAGATCAGTCAGGATGAGGAGGGATCAGAGTCTGAGGAGTAACTGAAGCTCAGCTTTCCACACAGTGTACAAAAGACTAGAACATCTATTTATAAGAACATTTAACTTATTGGTGAATAAAGATTTTGTACTCTGTTTGACAGAGCATGGGTTGTTTTCTCACCTTTTTCTTAAATCCAAATTAAAAACCAGGGTGGGGAATCACTGGATTTGTAGTTCTTTTGTGGCTGGAAATCAGCTGTTCCAGCACAGCATCAGTGACAGACCAAGTGGAAAAGAACTGAGCCTTTGCCCAGTACCAATATAGGATGGTTCCATTAATCAAAGAATGCCAGAGCTCTTTCTGACTGGGAGTACCAGCTCTGTCTCCTAATTATCTGGAGctaatgataaaatatttaatgtaagtttacttttaattattttagttttaaaacaggcttacatattttaaaaggtaaatattttatttctgtgtgacTTACCTAAATCATTATTGCTTATAATATTCCTTTGTATTTCTACAATTCAAGCTGAATTATAACAAAGATTTGCCAGCTTCATAGATTGACAGGGAAGGAGGCAGTGTTTAATCTTGTTGCCAGCACCTACCTAAGCCAATTTAAAGGAAGCAGTGAGATGTTGACAGTGACTTAAACCCATAGCCCATACAGACATTTCTAATGGTTCTTGTATGTGATTCCTGGGATTACTCAATCCTAGTAAAAGTtccttgcagaaaaataaaccacttcAGAGGCAAGAAGACAGCTTTTACTTATGTAGGACTGAGAAATTTGACTGGTTTTCACTATAAAGAAGTGGTATTTGTGAGCCTGTGTTCTCAGTACTTCTGCCAAACTGGTAATTAATGTGTTGTTAATGAGAATATTGACTCTTGGGTGCACTGGTGTAGTCTGGAATTAGTAAATCCATTATTTGTTTCATACCATAACACTGGGTGTGTGTAGGCTGTGGTACTGAGCTTtgtttactaattttttttaatttcatgcctttttaaaatttcttt is a genomic window containing:
- the RPL22L1 gene encoding 60S ribosomal protein L22-like 1 — translated: MAPQKDRKSKKSTWKFCLDLTHPVEDGIFDSGNFEQFLKEKVKVNGKTGNLGNTVHIERLKNKITVTSEKQFSKRYLKYLTKKYLKKNNLRDWLRVVASDKETYELRYFQISQDEEGSESEE